agattgttggacggTGACATTTTTAACCACATGTTTGATGGCTCAATTCATATTCAATTAATTGTATGCTAAGAAGTAAAAGCTACTATGCTTTTAGTTGGCCACCTACCATCTTGCTTTGACCACATGTTTATTACGGTAGAACTATTACAAAGGAGACTTTGAAATATTTGCCTAACTCCACCAACCCCCATGTCTCAGCTAGTTTCTACTAGTATAAATATGAGACTTATGCAAGCTCTTTAAGCATCCCAAAACACATTCTACATTGTATACTAAAAGAGTTAAATAGAGAGTTAGTGAGTATTAATCTCCTAATTATAAATATTagtgcttatccttgtaattagagagaaatgtaattcctattattcttattagtgaagtgTTTCTTTCCTTGCTTGTGATTTTTACCCTTTTGGGGTttttcacgttaaatctcggtgtcctattattgtcgttatttcaattattactagcggtttgctataattcggtgtcgcttttctcaacaaaCACCTCATATAACCCTCTTGATATAAAAGCATCCATCTTCAACAAATATGAACGAACAATTCTTCTATAATGCACAAACCTAAAGAAACCGAGAATGATATTGCGATGATAAATGTATATGATTCAAGTAAAATCAGTTATCACAATCATAGCATTTTAAAAAGTAAAacattttatttaatttaaaacggGGAGTAATAGATAACGATAACTCCGAGAGGAAACATGATCCGTTTTAGGCCACGGGACGGGGCAAATAGCCCAAAAAGGTAACGTAAGCTATAAAATTTTTCAATAAAGGTAACATAAATAATTTCGTGCTAAAAAAGGAGTATAAATTTAAAAATGATGCAATTAGAGGAGTTTTAACCTGGAAACCTGAATTGTTGTTGAGTCAGCAAGTTGATCCAACATGGCAATTCATTTAATTTAGAAAATTAAGCTCCTTTATCTTCTTCAACCCACAAATTTCGTTGCCTGAGCTTTTAGATTCAGAATCACAAACCCACCAAAAGTTAAGAAACCCAAATTAAAACTCAAGGTTGAATAATAGAAATCAAAATTCAAATCTCAAGTTTAGAAGAATATCAAATACACACAAACTGCAAATGATACCAAATTTTTCACTGAAGAATTATTTGCATTACCAAATTCAATTCAAAAATTAAATTAATCGTGACTGGCACAAACAGATCTGAATCTCTCACACGGACAGATCTGAATCTTTTTTTAATTTGCAAACGACGGTGGTTACAGTGGCAATTCCCGGCGACACGCTACGGTTTTCGTACATCAATCGTGACTGGCAGATTCCGACCTTAATGCTTTGTTTTTATTTAATGTTGTATATTGTAGTCGGAGTTTTATCGCCGAAATCAAGATCGGAAGCGTGCAATTTGTATTTAAGTTTGACTAAGAAATTACTCCAATGTTTAGTTTAATGTTGTAGTAGGAGTTTTATTTAGCATTTAGCTTGACTAAGATGTTCACCGACGATAGAGTTTTTCATCATGTAAGAAGAAGATTTCTCACGGGTAAGGTGGTGGTGGTTACTTGGTGGTTGTAATTGACGATGCCATCTAGTCTCCAACATCACAAAACAAAGTAAATtaaattattttttataaaaaatgCCACATAATGTGTCCACCTAAGCATGATAACCAGTAACCTTCTTAGAAGGTAATCCAATCCTCTAATTGCATCCTTTTTGAGTTTATACTCCTTTTTTAGCACAAAATTATTAATGTTACCTTTATTAAAAAATTTagtaacttatgttacctttttggTATGCCCTATCCATTTATGGGCGGGTATGTATCACCGGGTCACGGTTTGTTAAGCCCGATTGATAATTTGAATCCATCCATCTGACGTGTCATTTAACGAGGAGCAAACCCTAATAAACTCAATAACCCAAACACTACTCTCCTCTATATAACACGCACCGCCGACCTCCATACCCTAAAACATAGCACACATATCTCAACGTCTGTTTCTTCAttcttataaaccctaatttcacaATCTCTTAATTATCCGCTTAATTTAATTTCATGTAAGcactttttttttttcaaatataattTCCATACCTTTATGTTTTTTATGATTGCGATTGTTAATAATTTGTATACTGATACTGATTTTATAACAATTGTAGATTGTTGATTTGAAGAAAAATGTCAGACGATGAAAGAGGGGAAGAGAAGGAACTTGATCTTTCATCTCCGGAAGTTGTAACTAAATATAAATCTGCAGCTGAGATTGTTAACAGTTACTAATATTTACTctcttttatttattatgttttttattattattatcctatataTCATTTGGAGAATTGAAATCACTGTTGGTATTAGTACATTTGTCAAAGACTCGTTAGCTTACAAATTTCAGAAATTTGTAATTTGTAAATGTGAATAGAAAGTAACGCTTTTAtttgatttttcatatataaaATCGTAAACAAAAAGATGTGTATTTTTTTTATTCACCGTTTCTGCTCAATAACTTTTGAAGAAAACTAAATGTATTACTGCCAATTCAttctttttttataaatataaagtcggttatattatacggagtatctatatgtatttattatGTATATATGCATTTCATTGTCTATctatttcaagttgttattttcctTTTTAATGATTTTTTCTGTTTAAATTATAATTGGAGATATAAGCCTTTTAGTTTGTGCTAAAATTGATTGAATCTGCATATTGTTACGTCAAACGCATGCTACACATTCTATAGAACTTTGACTGTAGGGTTTGCTTTTGCTGCTACACGTTCATTTGTATCGACTTGTTTGAATTCTGaatttggtttttttttttgggtgcaaaatatatatttttcttaGAATCTATATACTTGTGGTAACCATTTAAAATTTTGACGATACAGAGGCCTTGCAGTTGGTCTTGTCTGAATGCAAGCCGAATGTCAAGATAGTTGATATTTGTGAGAAGGGAGATTCATATATAAGAgagtaagtttttaatttattacaTGAGCACAATCATCTATCTATTTCCTGTTGCCAGGTGTGATGTTCTGTAATCTTATAAATACAGGCAAACCGGGAGTATGTACAAGAATGTTAAAAAGAAGATTGAAAGAGGTGTTGCATTTCCCACATGTTTGTCTGTGAACAACACAGTCTGCCATTACTCGCCACTAGCCAGTGATGAGACTGTATTAAAAGAAGGTGACATTTTGAAAATGTAAGTGTAATTTTACCTACTTATGTTTTGATTATCTGCTGCATGATTTTGTGTATAAGTTTAAATGTGTGGAGGTTAATAAAATGATTGGTCTGGTTGGTTTCAGTGACATGGGGTGCCACATAGATGGTTTCATTGCTGTGGTAGCCCACACTCATGTTCTTCAGCAAGGGCCTGTAACTGGTAGAGCCGCTGATGTCATCACCGCTGCAAATACGGCTGCTGAAGTTGCATTAAGACTTGTGAAGCCTGGAAAGAAGGTGAGCTGAGCTGTTAAATAGTATCTATACTTGTTAAATATGTTAATTATTCTGTTAAGTAAGTAGCTTATAGTTGCAAAAACAAATTGAATATTGTTATTTGTATTTTATGGTAGAGGCAACTTTGCCGAGGTGATCATTTGCATGTTGATTTCCTCTTTTTCCCTGTTGCCTATATTGAGTTGGCTTTATCTTGGGTTTTTATGTGCAACTAATCTATTGGTTGCTCATTGACCTTGTGAGCGTATATCTGTTTTTCTAAAACATGCATAAATTTTTTGTTATCAGAATTGTTGAAATGAAGCTCCAACTCAAACCTTTTTTTAACTTAAATTGTTAAATGTATACTTCATCTCATTTATATGCTAGGCAACTTTGCCGAGGTGATCACAATTGATTTTCCTCTTTTTCCCTGTTGCCTATATTAACTTTGGTTTGATTTTGGGCCTTTTACAGCTAACAACTCAAATGGTTGACTGTACGCTTATTTAGCCTATATTTCCAACATGTGTGTTCTTGTTTGTTTATGTTGtatcattttaatttaattcatattTTATTTTGACAAAAACTCCCCGTGTTTTTATTATTTGGATGCTTTATTTAgttcggtgaagcatgatctttctAAATGATGATGATATATTTATTTGCTATGGAGTTACTCCTATGATGCTTATAATAGTCATAGTTACACTGATAGAAGTTCATGTCCATTTTATATTTTGTTGACTGTTGGTTCTAACAAAATAGTCCCGTTCTGCATATTTGACACATCACAATTCCAGTGTTCATTTTATAATCTCTTGTTACAATACATGTTTAAAATACACATTGATCCGAGACTTGTTTCTAAATGATGAATACTTATCAAAAGCTATGGGAGAATATTTCAAGTGTTGCTTTTGTCATAGTTACTCTGATAGATTTTTTTTGAACAACCACTAATGTTTGCATCTGGTTTGTCATTTTGATTCAGTATTTGTTACTTCAATATATTTTTAATAGTGTTTAATTGTTTTTTAATTGATTCAGAACCACGAGGTGACAGAAGCCATTCAAAAGGTTGCTGCTGCATACGATTGCAAAATTGTCGAAGGTGTTCTCAGCCATCAATTGAAACAATTTGTGATTGATGGTAATAAAGTTGTTTTGAGCGTTGCAAATCCTGAAACCAGAGTCGATGAGGCTGAGTTTGAAGAAAATGAAGTGTATGCAATCAACATTGTTGCGAGCACAGGAGATGGCAAAGTGATTACTTGTTTAATCTTTTTAAGGTGATTACTCGTTTCTTATTGGatgtttttgttgatgtttaattgTTTATGCAGCCACGATTGTTAGATGAAAAACAGACGACAGTTTATAAAAGAGCAGTTGACCAGAGTTATCAATTGAAAATGAAAGCATCTCGGTTTATATACAGTGAAATAAGTCAAAATTTCCCAATCATGCCGTTCTCAGCTAGGTATGGTTTTGTTTGTTGGTTATGTTTTTTTTTATTAACTATAAACTATAGATGTTCGATGTGAATAAGGTGTGCTGGTGACAGGGCTTTAGAAGAGAAACGTGCTCGGTTAGGATTGGTTGAATGTGTTAACCATGATCTTTTGCAACCATACCCCGTTCTTCATGAAAAGCCCGGTAACAGTTATGCTACTCTTCTGTCCAATACTATGAAGTCAAATGTCAACTGGAGAgagataaatatattttcattatatttgATGGAAATTTTgcgtttattaaaattcattttataTGTTGTTGACAGGTGATTATGTTGCACATATAAAGTTCACTGTTCTTCTGATGCCAAACGGGTCTGATCGCATAACCTCTCATGCACTTCAAGAGTTGCAACTGACCAAAGCAGTCGATGACCCAGAAATCAAAGCATGGCTGTCTCTACCTGTAAAGACGAAAAAGAAAGGTGGTGGAAAGAAGAAGAAAGGTGGGTTTAATATATGAGTTGGCACTCGGTGCCATTTCGTGTTTTAATCTTTGACAATATGACGGTATATATGACAATATGACATTGACATTGTTTTGTTAAAGCAGTATATGTGACAATATGACATTGACATTGTTTTGTTAATTTCAGGAAAGCGTCTTGAAAAAGGTGAAGGTGAGGCTGAGCCAATGGAAGAAGAAACATTAAATGGTAGTGCTCAAGGATGATGATGAGTAAAGTGGACATTTTAGTATGTAGTTTGATGATAGAATGCTCAAATCCAGTTTTGGTGTCTACCCTTGTATTGGAGTCTTTGAAAGATGTTTTTATGAGTATGTACACATGGTTAACTTTATCCTTATACTTTTGTTTTATAAATGGGAGTGCTCACTTCAGGACCTTCATTAAACTGATTGCTGCATCCATGATTTTCCAACTTCACGGGAACTAGATTTCTGTATCCTAACTTTCGGCGAGATATGTGCTTTGAGTGTACCTCTCGAAGCATTATCACTGCTATTTTTGTTTCTGTTTTCTACATTTCGATTACATGGTTTGCTCAAGTCTGTCTTAAAACACGATAGTCATATAAAGTACCAGGGTAACCGGCATTTCTTGGATCAATCTTTTGTTCCATTATTCTTATATCACGAAAGCCTACAATCACGTTTTTTCCTTTTTGAAAGAATCAGTAAAACGGGCAGCTTGAGTTATTTGTAGTTATTTGTAGAGGCATTTTGGTAAACATTTAGTGTTTGTTGGGTTTTTTGAATAGTTGCACATAAAAACCCAAGATAAAGCCAACTCGCTGTAGGCAACAGGGAAAAAAAGGAAATCAATATGCAAATGATCACCTCGGCAAAGTTGCCTCTACAGACACTAAATGTTTGTCAGAAAGACAATTTCTGATCAACTGATACTCTTCTAAAAAACAAGAAAAATAACAACATTCACTTTGTATATTGCAACCATAAGCTACATATATATAACAGAAACACCAAATAATATATTACTAGTAAAGATTAAACAGCTCAGCTCACCTTCTTTCCAGGCTTTACAAGTCTTAATGCAACTTCAGCAGCAGTATTTGCAGCTGTGATGACATCAGCAGCTCTACCAGTTATAGGCTCTTGCTGAAGAACATGAGTGTGGGCCACCACAGCAATGAAACCATCTATGTGGCACCCCATGTCGCTGAAAACCAACCATATCAGTCATTTAAACTTATACCCAAAATCCTCCAACAATTTACCAAAACATAAGTAGCTAAAATTACACTTACATTTTcaaaaagtcaccttcttttaatAGTCTCATCACTTGCAAGTGGTGAGTAATGGTAGACTGTGTTGTTCACAGACAAACATGTAGGAAATGCAACACCCCTTTCAATCTTCTTTTTAACATTTTGAAAGAATCAAACAAATGCAGGATAACAAAAAATGAGAAATCATTGTAAAAATTAATGTAATATTTAACAACAATGCAACCTAATTTTTATGACATTTTGTACTAAATTTACTCAAAATCATATGCATCGTGATACAAGGACACAAATTTACCTCAAATCCAAATTTCTCAAATATAAGTATTGGCAACAGCTTTTACAAATTGGAATGATAGTGGCACAAGTGCAACCAAAAGGTCAATGGTGTTATGACTCGTATGCAGTAACCTTTTACTCAAACCTGAAAAGTAAATAAGTTGACCCTCACATTTTTAAAAAGGACATGAAGGACCAcactgttcacatcgttgttgtgCATCTTCAAGAACCAAAACCACAAACCatcgaaaaataaataaataaattaaaataaaaaatcagCCACAAAAATCTGTAAATCCGCCTTGGTAAAGCAGCCTTGTGGAGCAATCACAACCAAAAACCTTGTATACACACAGTCGAGCACCATAATTAaagggagatgattctcacacactgttttttgatcctcacacacccttttaccctattattagggaggtattcaagtaaattggtgtgtgaggatcaaaaaacagtgtgtgagaatcatctcccatAATTAAAAgagataaaatatcattattatgaccATTTATCAAAATCTTCAAATTAACATAAATGTCACCCAAAATCTAAAAGCATGAAGAAACGTATGATGAGTATTAAATACTGAAATGTAAAAACATGTAACATCTGTTACAAATTAACTTGTAGTGATAACAACTAATAACCCTTCGAATTCTTATACTGTACCCTAACGTTTACATTAAAAAGCTAATTATGGACAATATATAATAAAATCATGAACTGTTGGTACTATTTTCCGTATAGCGGGTGAAAGGTACCAGTACAGTACAATAGCAGCCTAGCGTTGAGCAATATGTTGTAGACTGATGTTTGCCCTCGGGaagtaatccctgcagacccggaacacggatgagaaaTCCGTGGGGTGGCCTTAATCAGTCTTGGGATCAATCTGGAATTGATCCGTGTAGCGTTCTGTTGCTAAGCGGTTAATGCTTTAgaatgagaaagaactgtgtgagagataaagtgtacttctctctgactgaagttcagtgAAGTTCAGATGATCAATGCAGTGACCcacggggtctatttataggcgtagaatgtccgaaattctcgggatacacatGTCAAACGCTGATTAATTTTCTTATGCGAAATATCCGGAACCGACTTTGGCgtcgctgacgtggctgcgtgccgctcaCGCGCCTAATAAAAGGGCTtaagcttaagcatagaagctgcctgcagggcttacgcatgacgctgggcggtctgctgggcttacgcatgacgctgggcggtctgctgaacgctggacggataatgaTAAAAACTGCCAAATATTGCTATCTTTTATGCTTTTTGATCCATTGTGTTGTACAAAAACGATGTTTTTATGCGAACACATGAGAAGTAAATTACCAAATGTCACATGAGAAGTAAATTACCAAATGTATATGCAGATAGATACATGGATCTCTCAGGCACACTAACGTTCCCATTCTTGTAAATCACTTGTCACCAAAACAGTATTTGAGGCAACAGTCTGCAATGAGGCAATTATAAATTATCACTATATTCATCACCAAAACACTGTAAATCAGCGGTAAGCAGAGGCAAATGTAAAGGCTGCAATCAGGCACACATACGGGCTGTGAGAGTCCATTCTTGTAGACGATTTTTATTTTTCCAAGAACTGTAAAATCCAGATAAATAAAAATTAAGTTACTTGTATGGGAAAAAAATACACGGACATACTAAAAGCGTCTAACCTCTTAGTAACAGAATGTTGTCTTTCCGGATACATGGATATAGGTCCTATAACAACAAATAGAATCTAAGATAAAAAAAATCTCACCATCTGGTTTTTAATTGCTTTATTTTTCCATCACCACAAtaagcaaataaatatttaaataaataaaaaaattaccaAATAAACATCAAGTTGGCCCTCTCATTCGCTACCTCTACAATAATAAGTTTTCAAAATCAAATGCAAGAATAGTTTTCATCTACATATCAAGACTTACCAATTTCACCTTCCCATTGGATATGCAATGTGAAACacccaatttttttaaaaaaaaataaaaaaaaaaaatccctcGCGTTTGGCGAGGATACCCTCGCGTTACGCGACAACCAAATTCAAACACGGCATAACAAACTCAAACGCGAAATACCGACTTCCAAATTCCCTTACTAGTTTCTCGCGTTCTAGCCCCATGGCACGCGTTCCAAATCTTACCCCGCATTCTGCAAGAATCGTGAGAAACTACCTGCAGACTTTTGACCAATTTGACACTTGACCCATTTCGACTTCGCAACATCAAATTATAATTTTCAGACTTCTGAAAACAAGAAAATGAACCAAAAattatatgacaacttatacactGCTACTAAACTTCAATTCGTCGTACACGTGAACTTTTAACCTAAAAACATGATGTCAATAAAACGTCATCACAACCCCTTTTAAATTATCAACATACttttacaaaaaaataataattgcaCAATAAAACATAACTATTTTAACTATAATGTTGACAACTTTCACATGGACCAAAAATCAGACATATACACAAGTGACTCAACAAATCGACACCACAACAAGACTGTCAAACATGCAACCTTCCAAAAATAAAAAAGGCGAATTACACAAGCGGCCAATCATCTCGGCAATTAGAGAGAGCTTAGGAAATCCACATACCAACAAGCTAGTACAACCTTCTCCAGTTTGCTATCACCTATCAATTAGTAGAAAAGTACATCAACACAATAAATTCTAAAGACTCTAATACGACTCTTACATATCACTTGTCAACTAATGTGTTGACTTGTCTCATGCATCATAACTTTACAAGTTACATTTTCTTTACATCTCAAGCCACCAACACTCAGGGAACTAAATCTCACTTTTAGTTCTTTCATCCCTTTATGAGCACTTCAAATACTTCAACATTTTTAACAAGATTTCTATCATGAATAATTTACTTAATCTCACAAATTTGTCTTTCACTACCAAAATCACCAACTTAGCTCAATTTCAAAATTTTGGTGGATTTAAGTTTATTACTCAACCGCTAACACTTTGAAAACTCATCAATTACACATACCTTCAATAAAATCTTTCATCTATGAACTACTAAATACTCTTACAAGAACTACAATCATTATCAACAACCAAGAGAACCCATATCCTTTTGGTTCATTTAATCTCATTTTTACCAAATCTACATAAATCGTAATTAAAATGAACAAGGGTTTGAGTTCTTACCACAAATAtgaaaatgaagaagatgatgatgatgatagtggtcATGGTTCCATACTATAGCTTCCCAAGTGAAGATCAAGCACTCCAACTCACATGAACTACAATTTACTTCTCAATTTTTCTACTCTCTCTATCTCTAGATCATAGAGAGAAAGAAAATGGAGAATTGAAATTAAGAAAATGAACTCAATTCTGCCTTCTTGAGGTTTCAAGGACACTCCTCACAAATTTCACTTGAACCCCCAAAGAATTCCCAAATTACATAAACTACACAGACTGTACAACAGTAATCTCGCTTTTTGCGAGGGCGGTCTCGTGTTTTGCGAGCTTCTTCAACTTTACAATTACAACATCTCGAGCAGACG
The window above is part of the Rutidosis leptorrhynchoides isolate AG116_Rl617_1_P2 chromosome 1, CSIRO_AGI_Rlap_v1, whole genome shotgun sequence genome. Proteins encoded here:
- the LOC139882460 gene encoding ERBB-3 BINDING PROTEIN 1-like, with translation MSDDERGEEKELDLSSPEVVTKYKSAAEIVNKALQLVLSECKPNVKIVDICEKGDSYIREQTGSMYKNVKKKIERGVAFPTCLSVNNTVCHYSPLASDETVLKEGDILKIDMGCHIDGFIAVVAHTHVLQQGPVTGRAADVITAANTAAEVALRLVKPGKKNHEVTEAIQKVAAAYDCKIVEGVLSHQLKQFVIDGNKVVLSVANPETRVDEAEFEENEVYAINIVASTGDGKPRLLDEKQTTVYKRAVDQSYQLKMKASRFIYSEISQNFPIMPFSARALEEKRARLGLVECVNHDLLQPYPVLHEKPGDYVAHIKFTVLLMPNGSDRITSHALQELQLTKAVDDPEIKAWLSLPVKTKKKGGGKKKKGKRLEKGEGEAEPMEEETLNGSAQG